agaatgtatgattttttttgtccccaaatatattttaaaaggctaAAGAACAAAATGTTGGGGAGGCAGCTTTTTTTGGCAGatagtaaaatataaaatatgtgatttaaaaaaaagttggcttaaaaatacacacacacaaataatacaataatataaaaatacagctCAGCCAATGGCCTCTTAAAATTTACCTTTGGCATTACATTTGGCAGCCTAAAACAAAAGACCCTTCCTATAAACAGAACTATAAAAAAGAGAAGTTCATAAATTAGGTTTCAAGGGGTTGTACAGTCCTTTGCTTGATTCTCCAAACTCCATTTCTTTCTGTCCACACACATAAGCATGACCAGTGAGGTATATAGAACATAACACTGTCAGGCATATGCACAATAAAAAAAAGTGCATAAACACAGAAGTTCTCCCCTTTTCTTGTGAACAGGTCGTAACTGTGTGGTTTGTGTCCTTCCCcccttggaaacaaaaaatctttttttttttctttttttttttccttactttggCAGGATGAAAATGAACCCAGAGGAATATAAGTGTCCTATTCCCAGCAGCAGTGATCCATTTCCCTTGGCAACATATGTCTGATGCCACAGATACTACAAGGTCGTTGGGTTGCTTTACAACTCTGGGTAACTTCCCACGGAAACATCATACGTCTAGCACCATGTCGTAGTGTTGTTGCTCTTTCTTCCGCCTGCCACATTTGTTGATAAGAACCATGTACAAAGTCAAAAGCAAAACCCAGTAACATGCATAGAGTATTGTGCCAATGATGAGAACTGTCTGTTTTGACtcagaaaatggcttttttgaTTCCTTGTAAATAGTGAAAATTACGCCACCTAGGAGGATTGTAAACCAAATGGAGACTGGAATGAGTCCTATAAAATTAACTACAATGGTTTTCCTTCCTGACGTGCCCCACCCTGCTTTGTTTATCGTGGCAATTGCAAACATCTTTGCTGGCAGTAAACTTGACATGTACAACACTGAGTAGAGTGACATGAAAACCATGACAATGTTGCCCCTAAGGAAGCTGGCAAAGGAAGACTTTATCAGGCCAACTAACTGAACTGTCAACAGGAAGAGGAGAATGTTCCAGATTTTTCCCCTGTAGAAGAGCTGAATGACTGTGGCAataaggaagaaaggaaagaatcCAGTGATTACAGCTTCATAGGTCATCCACAAATGATGCTTGTGGAACCACATGGCATTATAAAGCCACTCTCTAAAGTAGGATTTACTCCAGCGGGTCTGCTGATTCAGCCACCTGAGATACTCTATTGGTGTTTCCGTAAGGCACTTGGATCTAGCTGTGTATTTTGTTGCATAGCCCAGACTTAGCACTCTGTTAGTTAGATGCCTGTCATCTCCAAAGCTGCACTGGGAGCCCATAAACTCTTGATTGTACCAATCTTCCACAAATTCATGGAGTAAAGAGTTTCTGTACATTCCCAGAGGTCCACTAATGCACTGTACACAGCCAAAGTAGGATTGACAGGCTCTTTCGATGTTAAACGCCATCCAGTATCTCACGCTGCTCAGAAAGGAGATCCAGGAATCATATTTGTTCAaaatctgcaaaataaaaaaaaagttttccttttaaatgagctcttaaaacagaaaatgtgcACATTGGATCAATAACGAGTTTGCTGAGACTAGAGCACCATTAGATGAATTGAGGTGGGAACCTCACTCCTGTGTTCAACTCATGGCAAACCCAGGAGCTACACAAACATTTCATCTAGGACATTGACAGGAAGGGTGAGATGAAACCTTCAAATGTCAGTTTCACCGAGAGGTCCTTTTGTTCCTTGCAACCTTTCCTATTCTCCACAATCAAATTTCCTTATTTTAGGtctcatttttccttcccttttgcCCCCAGTTAGAGCTGCTAGATTTAGATTTTACCAAGAGGAGCTTGTGAGTTCATggcctcctgctgcttcctgcccGACATCTTTGGGGCTCACAGGACTCTTTCCAGTCCTCCCAAAACTATGCTGGAGCATGAGAAAAGCAGAGCACATGGTCTTTGCTCTACATTTTTGGTATCACAAGTCTGGCCTTAGAGGTTTGACTTTGAACTGTGTCCCAATATCTAGCACTCCTCTGAAGAGCAACCTGTTCTGTCTCTGCAGTACCAGCCTGTACTGGTACGGTACTGGTACAAGTACCAAGACATATGATGATACTCCACTAGAGCCTTCCTCAGGCCCACACAAATGTCTCAGTCTTTCTCTTCTGCGCAGCCCAGCTGCACATTCAGTCTGAACACTCAGCAGATGCATGAGCACATGCAGATGCACAAGTCTGTGGCTTCACATCCAGGTTTTCAACACACACTTTATGCCAGAGGATGTGGCAAGGAAGTGTGTGGATCTTTGGCCTTCTACAACTATAAACATTGCCCTGCAACTAGAAAAATATAGTCTTTTGCTCTGATGGTCCTAATTTCTGTCAGTTTTAATTCTAGAACATATTAGAAGCAGCAGGGCTTGCTGGGTGTATGCTGGAAAAtgaactggggggaaaaaatgcccAAAGCCTTCATTCTGTAACCTTTCCTCACAGAGGACACATGTCCTTCCCAGTGCAGGTGCTTATGAACCTTCACTGTCACATCTGAACCTGTACTGCCTCCCTTCATTTGTACATGCCTGGAATTTCATATGCatgggctgtgtcccctggtTTGTGGTCAGTCTAGAGCTCCAAAGGTATTCAGGTTTCTGTGGGAATCCTAATTTCTGGAGTTATGAGCCACATGCCTGAAATACTTCTGACTACTTGGGCATTCATTACCAAGTTTTTGCTCATTTACATAGCTCTTTCTCTTCTGTCTCACACAAAAAGCCCAACTGAGAACAGGGGATTGATCTTAAGGCTAACTGAAATATTCCTATACATTTCTCTTTATAAATTGCAGCAAAAGGAGTTGTGTCAAAAGGTAACACCAGCCTTTTGCTGTAGCAATCAGCCAAACTCAGTAATGCTGAAAATCCTAACACACATGGAGCTGGTCTGACTTGGAAGTTTTCTATTGCCCTGCTTGACAGAGATGGGAGACCCAGTACCCAGAGTGCACAGTGTAGAGCGTTTCtaagttatttttttatttctaacaaTTTTGGCTGCCAGTAGTAATATAATTGAAGTGCTTGAGGTTGCTGGACATGGCTATGGGACACCTGTTCTCAATTTCCTGCCCCCTATAGCTTTTCTTTGGTACCTTGAGCAAGCAGCTATACCCAGAGACTCAAAGATGCCACAACAATCCTgacaatgccagtgcccccctTTTCACATATACGGGCAGAATattatttgtttgcttgctATGGCTGTTAAAACTATACATACAGTGCTCACATCCAAGAAGAGTTTCCATTCAATGGACAAAAAAGTTAAGGTATGATAAGAGCATCTATAATGGCATCACGTattatatatatgcatataggATATAcacataaattatatttaatgcTATTTGAGGCAGAGGAATCTGTTGCAATGCAAATAGTTGCTGAAACACCTCTGTTAATCTGAAAATTGTTGTACTCACCTGTACATCACCTCCAACTCCTCCAACCATTGGATCTTCTTCTAAAACTTTTACCATCTCCACTGATGAGGCTGGATCAAGCATTGTATCTGAATCACAGACCTACAAGTAAGAAAAAACAAGGACAAAAATGGGTTAAGGAGTTcaccacagaagaaaataaaagtcatGTAAGTGATTATAATGACTCTAAATGCATATTCTCCTGAATGCAATTAAATCTGACTTTGAAGTCTGCACTGATATTTCTGTTAAAGGTCACTTGTACCAGGCAGCAAAGCATAGTGCTGCACAAAACACAGAGCTTGTTAAGGCTGTGCACACAAACAATCCTCTGTATCAGCTCCATTTGTTTTACTGGCACACTGGACTGGCTTCCTCCAATAAGATATGGGGCACTGCAGAATAAGATGGTGGTTGTGGGTGTGCAGCAGATTCCTGTTGTTCTCTGACATAGAATTTCTCAGCTGCACAGTTGGAGCACCCTGGTCAAATGTTTCCCACTGCCATATGAGGGAAAGAGTGAGGAGTTAAATTCCAGGCACttgttattaaaaagaaaaaaagtcaagtaGGAGTCTGAGAAGAAACCTAATCGTTCTTTCACTCACAGAAGGGTTTAGCAATTCATGTAAAATATGTGTCTTATATTTCAGAACAaactcatttttaattttagatgCATGACGTGTTATTAGTAGTGCAGGGATTTGACTTTCatgtaaagaaattatttgctatttttctctgccatttttataaaaagatatttaagGCCAGAAGGCATGAGTCCTGAAGTTCAGTACTCCAAAAGACCAAGGCAGAAGTAAATGACACACAAGGCATTTCAGCTACACAAACACTCCTAGTCAACTAAACACTGTGTACATTAGGAAATTGGCTTTCCCCTGGAGAGTAGGAGGAGGGTTCAGACAGGCTGGCTGGTCTGTGAGACAGCTGGCATTGCTTTCATTCGCTCTGAGGAGAATGACTCGGGCTGCAGTCTAAAACAACAGGGTGTCTCCTTGTTGCAGTTGCTGCAGCTGAAAGAACTGGCCACATCATGTGTGAACTCATTTCACAGACACCCAGGAACTGGAGCAGAGACTGTCCCAGAAACACCCCTCTGACTGGCTgaatccctaaaaattccctaCAAATTCCCATACTGCCTCCAGTTTGTCCCCACGTTGCATTCCTTGACTTCAGATGGGGTCAGAAGGAGTAAGTCAGTAGCTCCGCCTAAACAGCATATTAAGACAGATTCTGCTGAGGCTTTGTAATGGGTATCCTAATTTTGGTGTCCTTTCATGCAAACTTTCAATTCAACCTAAGCCCTCTCACTCCAGGGGAGAGGTAACCTTTACATCTGCTCTATGAAGTGGGAGGAGAGCACTGGGGGCTCTGCCAACATGCTCCCCTCCATGCTCACTCAGAGGGGGCCAAGAGGAGAAAGGTGACGAAAGTTCTCATATCTCTGTCAGGAGAAAAGCCACAAGCATCTCCAGCTCCCACTAACTTGATGCATCCATCTTCCCTCCTCAACAGCCTCATCCCACAGCATCTTTGTAACCTGGCCAAGGCCTGACTCCAGCTTTAGTGGAAAGCTGTCATCAGTGGCAGCACTGATGATAGAAAGGGAGCAAAACAATTCTACTGAAGAGGGAAAATAATGCCTATACTTTTACTTGGGTCTTCCTGGACAAATCTGTTGCTGAGTGCTTTGCACAGGGAATCTGTAGTTTGCTGAATTCCCAGGGTGCTCAGGCAGTGACAGGCATGTCATTTCTTGTGACCATGAGTGGTAGGCTGGGATCAGCTgtctcccagcccctctgctttccctccaGCACCTGCCACTTGAGCAGCTCCCACCCCATTAGGTGTATTTACCTATGGAAGAAAGGCCTGCCCATGAGCCACATCATTAATATATTAGAGATGAGGAATCCTGAAaacactggatttttttaacaaaacatCATCACATGTCCTGGGCATGCCAGCACAGTGGGTATGTCTTGGTTTCTGGGACAAATCTAACAGGCCATCATTTTTCATCTGGATGAGGTTTTTGCAGGTGAACAGAGGACACACCAGAGAAACATAGACACTTAGAAGCCCAAATAAACACTGACACCTGCCtagccagggtgtgcccaggacAGCCCAAGAGACAATTTGCCATCTTTCCATACAAGGGCCGAGTGAACCAAACATCACTGCTTTGGGTCACAGAGTTACATGAAAGGGACAACTGACCTTAAGGGAGTTGTTCTACACTTGCTGTAGGCAGTGACAGTTTATCCAAGCTGCTCTGAGTTCAGACTGCACTGGACTGTCCACATACGCACCTCCATCAAGCCAAGATGAATGGCACCCTGGTTACCTCACTACTCTGCATTGATAATACCTGCCAGTTTAACTCCTCCACCTGATTACTTGCACACTCATAAACTCTTCTAGGATGGAAACAAGCCTTCATAGCAGTTTTTAGTACTTAGTGAGACACCACTACTGATTAACAGCTCATTATCTGCACTGGTCAGACTGTTTATGATTGCCTGTTCATAATTCCAGGGTGTTTTCTAATAACTGTAAAGCCTACAATTTTGAGGGTGGGCAGTGGTGCTGACTGGGCACTTTTAAAAGTGCTTAATCATTGATGCAGACTGCTTAGCCCTTGAAATATAGGGCTTCTTTAAAGTAATTTACCCTGGGTCTCCCCAAAGGACCATTTGAAATATCCCAACCTTTATTCATTCATAAAACAGCGCCACATTTTAGCTGCATTTTGTTTATGACTCTTCAGTAGCCAGGGCCACCAAGGGGCTGCATTTCAACTACAATGTGACTGTAGATGTGACTCTGGCATCAGTCACTACTACAGActgtgctcacagcagcactACAGTTTCTGACAAATTCATTACACCTTCTGAGCCAGGTCTGGAGTGTTAACTGAACAGAAATATCTCTTCTATTTTCTGAATTTATGCTATGACTGTTGAAATAGAAACACTTTTTCCAGATTTCCTGAAAAATACAAGAGCTGAACTGAGGGAGGAAACTTGCAATGGATCTGCTTACTCTCTGCCTTCTTTCTCTGCAATCTGGTATGTCTGTGTGTTTATAAACCCATGCTTATAaggaaaatcagcatttttatCCCATCATAGTTCCTCACAGCACAAAACCAAAGCACAGACAATGGAGAGCTTAAGCCCATTGTTTTGAAAGAATAAATCAGTTTCAGTTTGGGAAGTGGTGGAGGATGGGTTTTAAATCTTGGCTTTACTCTCCTAGCTCCAATAACAGAGCAGTTCCTGGCACTCTTCAGTTTCTGCCCCTCCTGTGCACTGAAGACTCGCTGCTCTCAGCCCAGCTACTGGCAGCCTCCCCAGGTCCCTAGGACACTGCACGTggatgctgtgctgtgcagagcgtgcacacacacccacacaagGCTGGGCACAGGCCCCAGAAACACATGTGGCTCAGCcatgctgctgccctgagccagcagagagcaCCTCgcggggagctgctgctccactgcaGGAGACGGCTGGATGCTCTGAGTGTGGGAGAAGCTTGGAAGAACTGAGGGTGGTTCATTAGGAAAATCATCTCCTATTCAGTGGGATTAATCAAATGAGCCTTCTTGGCCTAGATATCTAAGGAAGGGTCCTCAGTGTCCAGCCAGAGTATCTGATCCCACCCACCTTCCTCCACACATGACCCTTTCTCCTTCCCACAGTCAGCAGGGCTGTTTGCAGGAGCGAGAAATCCATGTAAGTAAGGCAAAAACATAGACAATCTTTCAGGGGATCCAAGGCAGCTGGAAAGAAATGtgcctctgctgctttggaaacaGGGAGAGAGGACCCAGCCTAATTCATTTTTAAGTGAGTAGTGTGTCATAAGGGCCTTAAAGGCCAAGTTGCAGTGAGTGAGGTAATGCAGCTGTAAGTGATGAAGCAAAAGCTCCTTCAGGCTTTAGctaaagaaattttctttcaaatctaCACATTGACCCTTTTTTTGAATACGCCACATGGCTTCAAAGCCTTTAAAATATATCCCCAATTTTTTTACAGACTTCACCACTTCTCCAGGATATTCCCTAGTGAGACCAAATACCTGTCTGACTGCTCATATATGGGACTCTTAACAAACTCACAAAATAAAACCTTACCCGAGACCTTCACCTACAGGAGCAGAGATGGGGCTTTCAGGAGGTCATTGGCTTTGTCTGAAGCAAAACCATTTGGATGAGGGGGCAGTACTGAAGGCAGGGGAAGGATTTCAGACTTCTCCAGTAGCTGATGCACAAATTTAAAGCAGTCACAGATAGACTGGCCATTTTAAAAGGTAGCAAAATACCCTTTTAACGGTCAAGCTGTTTCCAAACAGACTGAAAGGAGCACTGTGTTCATCAGGGACTAGGATGGCCTCTAACATGCTGCACAAAATAtacaaaagctgctttcttTCAAAGTGTGTTTGAATTGGCACTGACCTGGTGCTCTAATACCTACCTGTACATAATCCACACTTCTCCCCAGTGCTTTGAATGCTGTGTACATTACTTCTCTTTTTCCACCCCATTTCTGCATGATGCAAACACTTTTGTTGGACAGGACCAGCTGAGATACGTGTTGCATGCTCTCTCTGTGAGACTCCTCTGTCTCACCCGGACCTTTGTTGTGGAAGTTATTACTCCAGATATAAGTGGCACAACTGTCCCTACCCAtgatttcagtgaaaatgtCCATCATGTAAACGTCGTCTTCTGAGTTCCCATCAATGACCATAACAACTTTAATTCCAGGGTAGGTCAATCTTTTTACAGAAAGTAAACATTTCCTTAAGTAGTCAGGATCTTCTTGATAGGCAGCAATACAAAGGGCAACTGTTTTGTTCAGTTTGATTGGAGTCTCTAGCGACCGTTTCATTTTCCTGTGCTCTAGGTAGGCAAACAGGCTTTGGATGATGAGATGTGATGCCAGGATAGCACCATAGAGTCCAAAGGAGAAGTAGTAGTTGTCTGTTTGGATGAACTGGTAGCCCACAATGTAAGCAGCGGTGATTCCCAGCAGGAGGGACACCCCGAAGAGTGTGGTTCCAAGTATTCTCAGGATACATATAAACCTCTCACAATACATCTGCAAAGAAGTAGGAAAACCATTAGCAGAGCCACCAGTTGCTGATATAAGACATCATAAGGGGTGCACGTGGCTGCAACACAGGTCTCAGCATCAATAGATACACCCTGAGCTTCCAGCTCAGAGGCTAATTGCATCCCCTTGCTCACCTGAACATCTCTTTGCAGGACTTCCCCCATGTAAAGTACAATCCAAACAGACTTAATGTAGCAGAGATGATTTCTGCTATTCACAGTGCCCTCACAGAAGGTGCTGTCTGTGTCAGGATCTTATtttggcagcctgggctggttgGATAAGACACTTTGTCATATTATCCTGAGGAGGTCGGAGAAGGGGCTTTTGGGCCACCACTCATTTTGTACGGTCACAGGGGACTGGAACAGCTGAATGTCTGGGcagcccttccccatccccatccatgTCACGACTGTATCCCACCCTGAATTGTTTCTGTCGCTTAGTTATGTTTGCAAAAATATTGGAAAGACATTCTTAAAACAGATGCCTGaatgtatttataatttttttaaacagatgtCTGactatatatataatttatatttatataatcaGACATCTGCTTTAAAAGGTCTTCTCAATACCACTGCAAAAATGCATTATTCATATAGTTGTGTACATAGATACATGCACACGCAAGCATGTGTGTATAGGGGCTAAAGCTTAACTGAGATTAAGTCTGTGGCAAAAATATGCATAAATTTAACAGAGCCAACACTCCACCCTGGACTCAGAAATTCTCTAGGACATCAGCTGATTCTGATCACTTCTACATATTTAGCTTACCTGGCTGTAAAATCTTCTAACCTAAACTCTGGGCTATGGAGCAACTGGCTGGCATGGAGCGTGCTCTGGCAAATAAAGAGtatgggcaggcaggcaggtggACTCTATTGGTACCTAAATACCTTTTCTAACAATCACATTGCCCATTTTATGCAACAGCTTTTTCAGAATTGTAAGAAGTTAATGACAACATTTTCTGTCAATAGATGCATTTTATGTGAAGGTCCTAAAAGAGATTGTGTCTGTTTAAGGCTAATCCAGCAAGTGTGTTGCAAGTCAATAATACTTATGCTTGAATATTTTGCTGAATTAGGCCTCAGAGTAATAGATTtaatatttgtgttttcttgCTATTATTCATATTTTCCCTGCTGTTATCATCTCACTCATCCGCTGCTCATGTTTGTTTGACCATCTGTTGGCCAAAGTTGAAGTTGGAACAGGACTTCCTTACATCATATATGTTTTTAACTCTTCCTTGAAAAATTACTACCAAGACACAGCAGCCTAGCTGTCATCAACTATATATATGTCTGAAAAGTTACAGGCTTGGAACAAAAAAGTCAATACAGAATCACTtacaacataaaaataaactagGCAAGCATGAAGTTTGAGGTTACAAAGACTTTGTCTTTTTCCACTGGCTATTTAGGGTCTTAAATTTCAAGACAGGAGGAAGCCTCTTAAATGTATATTTGGAGGCACTGTTAAAGAAATCAGACCCTAGCTCTAGGACTTCCTTGAATACTTAAGGCTGGGCTCTGACAGGTGGTGTAATCATCCACCAGCAAAAGGGACCCTCCCTGTTCTGGCCTGTCTGAAAATCTTTCACAGCAGGGGTCATAAAGATGCCTAATAAAAGACAGCTTATGCTTACCACCACTCTAGGTGAATTCAAACTCAGTGCCCAAAATAGACTTGCTTTAGAAAACAGATTAAGTAATGGATCCCCTCTAGATTAACTCAAAGTAAAATAGTCCACGTGTTTACTAATCCCTCAAGCATGCAAAATGTTACAAACATCAAGGTAAATGTCTCATTAATGGTGCACTTGTACTCTGCTTTCCCATTTGGAGTCCTAAAGTCTGCTTACATTAAGAATTATATGGCTGAAATAAACAGGATTTACATTAAGATCTGGAGTAGCTACATTTGAATGACTATATACTGTAGCAGGCATCTTTTACATTAATTTGCTATTGTTTTGCTCTACCTATGAAGTGCTtctgcacaaaagaaaaaaaaaacaccaaaaacaaaTTCTCTGTCATTACAGCACAGATCCTCTCCATTGCAAAAATATCCAGTCTTTTAAGatcaagaaattaatttctggtGTTACTAAAACAacacttctttttccctttctctgtcaACCTTAGGAAAATAAACAGTGTTTTGATCTAAATTCCTGGCTTTCATCAAAGAAACTTTCCCCTTTGTATGTGCAATTGAGGTTTTTATGTAGAGTCTTTTAATTGACTAAATCTCAGGGGAACTAGATAAGTTGCTCAATAGTCTCAAGATTTAACATGAGGTATTGATAGCTTGCCCAGCAGAAATGATCTTTATCAAATTTAACATGCCCAAACAATGGCAAAGAAGCCAAAAACTCTCCA
This Haemorhous mexicanus isolate bHaeMex1 chromosome 1, bHaeMex1.pri, whole genome shotgun sequence DNA region includes the following protein-coding sequences:
- the HAS2 gene encoding hyaluronan synthase 2; amino-acid sequence: MYCERFICILRILGTTLFGVSLLLGITAAYIVGYQFIQTDNYYFSFGLYGAILASHLIIQSLFAYLEHRKMKRSLETPIKLNKTVALCIAAYQEDPDYLRKCLLSVKRLTYPGIKVVMVIDGNSEDDVYMMDIFTEIMGRDSCATYIWSNNFHNKGPGETEESHRESMQHVSQLVLSNKSVCIMQKWGGKREVMYTAFKALGRSVDYVQVCDSDTMLDPASSVEMVKVLEEDPMVGGVGGDVQILNKYDSWISFLSSVRYWMAFNIERACQSYFGCVQCISGPLGMYRNSLLHEFVEDWYNQEFMGSQCSFGDDRHLTNRVLSLGYATKYTARSKCLTETPIEYLRWLNQQTRWSKSYFREWLYNAMWFHKHHLWMTYEAVITGFFPFFLIATVIQLFYRGKIWNILLFLLTVQLVGLIKSSFASFLRGNIVMVFMSLYSVLYMSSLLPAKMFAIATINKAGWGTSGRKTIVVNFIGLIPVSIWFTILLGGVIFTIYKESKKPFSESKQTVLIIGTILYACYWVLLLTLYMVLINKCGRRKKEQQHYDMVLDV